CATACTCTTCAGCTGCAGCCCGCAATGGACCCTGACCGACGATGTAGAGTAAAATCTCAGGATGGGTTGGCTTTAATTCTTTTATTGCCTGTAGCAGTAGCAGGATGCCTTTTTTATGATCGAGCCGACCTAAATACAAAAGGATAAACCGACCTTCGGGCCGGGCAAATGGCTCAACAGTTGGTGAGAACCGCTCCGTGTCGACGCCGTTTGGGATGACGCGACAATCACCCGGATAATACGGTTCGTTCCAGATGCGTGCCAGATTGGACACATAGATATGACCATGAATTTTTTTAAGATACGGCGTAAAAAGCTTTGAGCCCAGATTGTAAATAAACCGACGCTTAAAACCTACTGTATGTGGGGTTAGCACATTAACACTACGAGAAAAGACTAGGGCCCAAAAACCCAGCTCTAAAGGATAGCAGCTATGCATATGCACAATATCAAACTTATTATGCTTAAGCAATTTTTTAACCTCATACGGCACAAAAAAACCATAAGAAAACGGCGAGGTGCCTTTATTAATCTGAAGCATCAAGGCCCGACCTAGCCGGATAACTCTCACATTGGACGCTTCACAGCACTCACCGCGTTTCGGATAGTTAGTCGTCAAAATTGTTACATCATGCCCAAGCTTTGCTAGCCCTTGACTTAAATAGTATACATGCTCCGAACCGCCACAAGGATGCGGCCAATACGCTGTAGAGACCAAAAGTATTTTCATCGGTCCAGAAAAGTATATAAGCTGTTTATTATCGTGTCAATAAGCTATTTTTATATCTTGTCCTTGGTGAAAAAATTCATATAATATTTTAGAATGAATTACCAGATCTTAGTTGATGACGAGTTTCCCAAAGATCTACACGCCAAAGTTGAAGAGGCTCAAAGACGCATCTATATGCAATTTATGACCTTTGACGGTGATCAGGCCGGCTTAGCTTTAGCCCAGAGACTAATTAAGGCCAAAGAGCGCGGGGTTGATGTCCGAGTAGTAATTGACTATTACACAGATTTTTATGTCAGCGATACCTATTATAAGCGACCTGAAGTTCGGGATGAAGTTAAAATGACTAAACAGATGATTAACGATTTAGCACGGGCCGGGGTCTTAGTCTATCGCACCAGACCATATGGACCGTTTAAAATCTTTTTTGGTGCTCGCAACCATAAAAAATTAATCATTATTGACGACTATGCCTATTTAGGCGGAATTAATATCTCTGACCATAACTACAGCTGGCACGATACGATGATTCGTTTTAAAGAACCAGCCATAACCCGCACCTTACTTTATGATTTTCGCCAGACCCTATTAGGGCAAAGAATCAATCTTGAGCAGGCCGGCGTCATCACTAACGATTATCTCAATAAATACTACCGAAAGATAATTGGGGAGGCTAATTCAGAACTGGTAATCTCATCGCCCTATTTTATCAGCTGGAATCTGCTCCTAACGCTTAAACGCAAACATCTTAAGGTAAGCCTTTTTACCCTTCAAGACAATAACTACTCAATTATGAACTTTGTTAATCGACTAATTTTTCCAGTGCTTATAAAAAACGGTGTCAAGATTTACTTCTATAAAAAATTTAGTCATGCCAAATTTTTGATTGCCGACCGCAAAAAGATTCTTTTAGGCTCATCAAACTTTTGTATTAACCGTTTCCCCTATTCTCAGAACATTGGTTTTTACTCGGAAGATCCGAAGTTTATTGGTGATTTCTATAACCGAATGGTCGAAGAACAAAAAGACCGTATGATTCCCTATGACCAGCAAGTATCCGGCCCAAAGTATTTTTTCTCACTACTTGGTTTATTTCTAATTGGGATTGTCACCTATCCTATACTGGCCTTGTATGCCCTAATGACTAAATTATATGTTAAAGAACTAGGAGAATTTAATTGCCTTAAATACTTAAGCCCAGTACTTAATGATTGACTTAGGATCGTTAATCTTATATAATCATTCATTAATATGATTGATACTAGTAAAATTCTCAAGAATTTAGGCATTCAACTGCTCTTCGATTTTTTTGACATCAAAGAAGCCATAATTTTTGCGTTGGATCACGAGATCAAAGTTTTAGAGCTTAACTTAAATAATATCTATTTTACAGAACAACTGACCAGCAAACGCTATCGTCAAGCCCTTAAGAAGTTTCTTATCGGAAAACCAATTAGACTACAATTCCACGCCCAAGAAGGACTTACTTTTTTCCTATCTACACCCAGGGCCCAGCGCTTTATTATAGAGACCTATGAGGAACTAATCGAGAATGCCTCAGAGGTCGGAGTATATAGCATCACTTTCCATTTAGGCACCGATATGAGTTTTGGCATGACCGGCAAAAAGCTTATGACCTATGAGGTCTATCCCGATTATTACCGGAACTTAATTTATCAAACCCTCAACACGATAAAGCGTCTGATTCCCAAAAATCTTTATCTATGTGTGGAAAATGTTGGCGGCTTTCGTTATCCGTTTGTGCTGGAACTTATTCCTAAATTACTAAATAAAAATTTTTGCCTAACCTTAGATATTGGACATATTAACCGGTTTACTGGTGAGGATAAAAAACGCGAGCAGGACTTCTTTTATAAGTATCGTGCCTATATAAAAAATGTGCATATTCATGATAATGACGGTGCCTGGGACCAGCATAATATTATTGGCGAGGGTAATATTGATTTTAAATATTATTTTGACTATCTTACAAGTATCGATACCAGTTATATTTTCGAAGTCCGACCGAAAGAATCAGCTCTGGAATGTCTCAGGCGCTTTCGCAAATTGCTTGAGCACTGGGAGGTAATGTCTTAGTTGACAAGTATAAGTTTTTCGGCTACTGTATATCAATGATTTATCTTTATGAAGATAACGACTATAAAAATTTTCTGCCGCTTGTGTATTTTCGCCCAGGTTTTGAGCTTTATTGTGGCTGTGTTACCTTCAAGGATAAACTTAAATATTTTTATCCAAACGAAGAACTAGGTTTTTTGGTCCGACCATTACTTGTAGATCTACTTAGAGAAAAATATCCGAATAATCTAATCAATCAGTTTTCCAATCAGACCAAGCTAAGTCTATTTATTTCAGCT
This genomic window from candidate division WOR-3 bacterium contains:
- a CDS encoding glycosyltransferase family 4 protein, giving the protein MKILLVSTAYWPHPCGGSEHVYYLSQGLAKLGHDVTILTTNYPKRGECCEASNVRVIRLGRALMLQINKGTSPFSYGFFVPYEVKKLLKHNKFDIVHMHSCYPLELGFWALVFSRSVNVLTPHTVGFKRRFIYNLGSKLFTPYLKKIHGHIYVSNLARIWNEPYYPGDCRVIPNGVDTERFSPTVEPFARPEGRFILLYLGRLDHKKGILLLLQAIKELKPTHPEILLYIVGQGPLRAAAEEYVRMHQLDEQCKFFGYVPRADIPRYYRTADLYIAPTLGAEALGIVLLEAMACGTPTLASKIGGYDEVITDYKDGVFFTPGSATDLANKIHELIINPQLRAALRENGRLRALEFSWDNVVRQILDYYDYLLDRFGSKVSLAA
- a CDS encoding phosphatidylserine/phosphatidylglycerophosphate/cardiolipin synthase family protein; this encodes MNYQILVDDEFPKDLHAKVEEAQRRIYMQFMTFDGDQAGLALAQRLIKAKERGVDVRVVIDYYTDFYVSDTYYKRPEVRDEVKMTKQMINDLARAGVLVYRTRPYGPFKIFFGARNHKKLIIIDDYAYLGGINISDHNYSWHDTMIRFKEPAITRTLLYDFRQTLLGQRINLEQAGVITNDYLNKYYRKIIGEANSELVISSPYFISWNLLLTLKRKHLKVSLFTLQDNNYSIMNFVNRLIFPVLIKNGVKIYFYKKFSHAKFLIADRKKILLGSSNFCINRFPYSQNIGFYSEDPKFIGDFYNRMVEEQKDRMIPYDQQVSGPKYFFSLLGLFLIGIVTYPILALYALMTKLYVKELGEFNCLKYLSPVLND
- a CDS encoding sugar phosphate isomerase/epimerase — encoded protein: MIDTSKILKNLGIQLLFDFFDIKEAIIFALDHEIKVLELNLNNIYFTEQLTSKRYRQALKKFLIGKPIRLQFHAQEGLTFFLSTPRAQRFIIETYEELIENASEVGVYSITFHLGTDMSFGMTGKKLMTYEVYPDYYRNLIYQTLNTIKRLIPKNLYLCVENVGGFRYPFVLELIPKLLNKNFCLTLDIGHINRFTGEDKKREQDFFYKYRAYIKNVHIHDNDGAWDQHNIIGEGNIDFKYYFDYLTSIDTSYIFEVRPKESALECLRRFRKLLEHWEVMS